In Microbulbifer salipaludis, a genomic segment contains:
- a CDS encoding BolA family protein: MSLAEHIQQKLSDAFTPTHIEVDCESHMHNVPEGAEMHFRVVLVSEAFTGVRKVQRHQKVYAVLADEMAGPIHALALHLYTGEEWAGQAPQSPQCLGASKG; this comes from the coding sequence ATGTCTCTGGCAGAACATATTCAACAAAAGCTGAGTGATGCCTTTACACCGACCCACATCGAGGTGGACTGTGAAAGTCACATGCACAATGTGCCCGAAGGGGCCGAGATGCATTTCCGTGTGGTGCTGGTGAGCGAGGCGTTTACCGGTGTTCGCAAGGTGCAGCGGCACCAGAAAGTGTACGCGGTGCTGGCGGATGAGATGGCCGGGCCCATTCACGCACTGGCATTGCACCTCTACACCGGTGAGGAGTGGGCAGGGCAGGCGCCGCAGAGCCCGCAGTGCCTGGGTGCCAGCAAAGGTTAA
- the djlA gene encoding co-chaperone DjlA, translating into MSWLGAGIGAGIGMMFGGPIGAALGAWVGSSFGSGLKKLSEAGVTLNREGAQTVFIVALFSMLAKMAKADGQVSKAEIQLVDDFINNNLRLNAEDRQQAIKIFQNAKDDQFSIYDYAQQYRQLIRNQAMREMVYRLLFAVAFADGELHPAEEQILRKIPEALGLHASIFTAMFNEFGHRGAGTGSSNLQAHYDILECSPDASDKELKLAYRRKAAEYHPDKIASKGLPEEFMRHAEDQMKSVTVAYDTIVAARKRQAAVDQV; encoded by the coding sequence ATGTCCTGGTTGGGAGCGGGTATTGGTGCGGGCATCGGCATGATGTTTGGCGGCCCCATCGGTGCCGCACTGGGTGCCTGGGTGGGGAGTTCGTTTGGCTCCGGCCTTAAGAAGCTGAGTGAAGCGGGTGTGACCCTGAACCGTGAGGGTGCGCAGACGGTGTTTATCGTCGCGCTGTTTTCCATGCTGGCAAAAATGGCCAAGGCGGACGGTCAGGTTTCGAAAGCGGAAATCCAGCTGGTTGATGACTTCATCAATAATAACCTGCGCCTGAATGCTGAGGATCGCCAGCAGGCGATCAAGATTTTCCAGAACGCTAAAGACGATCAGTTCAGCATCTACGATTACGCCCAGCAGTATCGGCAGCTGATCCGCAATCAGGCCATGCGGGAAATGGTCTACCGCCTGCTGTTTGCGGTGGCGTTTGCCGATGGTGAGTTGCATCCCGCGGAAGAGCAGATCCTGCGCAAGATTCCCGAAGCCCTCGGGCTGCACGCCTCCATCTTTACTGCCATGTTCAACGAGTTTGGTCATCGCGGTGCGGGCACTGGGAGCAGCAATCTGCAGGCGCACTACGACATTCTCGAGTGCAGCCCGGATGCGAGCGACAAAGAGTTGAAGCTTGCCTACCGGCGCAAGGCGGCGGAATATCATCCGGACAAGATTGCCTCCAAGGGCCTGCCGGAAGAGTTCATGCGCCATGCGGAAGACCAGATGAAAAGTGTCACCGTGGCTTACGACACCATTGTCGCCGCGCGCAAGCGCCAGGCGGCGGTTGACCAGGTTTGA
- the oadA gene encoding sodium-extruding oxaloacetate decarboxylase subunit alpha — protein MTEVKKPLGITDVVLRDAHQSLFATRLRLDDMLPIAEKLDQVGFWSLESWGGATFDACIRYLGEDPWERIRELKKAMPNTPQQMLFRGQNILGYRHYADDVVEKFVERAATNGVDVFRVFDAMNDMRNLQTALAAVKKQGKHAQGTISYTVSPVHNMDLWVDLGRQIEDMGADSIAIKDMAGLLRPYEGFELVKRLKAAVDIPIHMQCHATTGLSTATALKCVEAGIDNIDTAISSMSMTYGHSPTEAVVAILEGTERDTGLDIQLLEEIAAYFREVRKKYAKFEGSLRGVDSRILVAQVPGGMLTNMENQLREQGAGDRLDEVLEEIPRVRKDLGYIPLVTPTSQIVGTQSVLNVLTGERYKSISKETAAVLKGEYGATPADVDKALQDKVLDGAEPVTCRPADLLSPELEKLAGELRAKADADDILLSDGEGEIDDVLTYALFPQIGLKFLKNRDNPDAFEPVPTGNESSEVKNDQGECVYTVSVEGQSYTVTVADGGDVTGMVKVGDAAPASGGTAPVASGSGEPVKAPLAGNIFKVLVKPGDQVSEGQNIVILEAMKMETAVSAPRAGTVTGVTIKEGDAVAVGDALLTIA, from the coding sequence ATGACTGAGGTTAAAAAGCCATTGGGGATTACGGATGTAGTCCTGCGCGACGCCCACCAGTCGCTATTCGCAACCCGCCTGCGCCTGGATGACATGCTGCCAATTGCGGAGAAGCTGGACCAAGTCGGTTTCTGGTCTCTGGAATCTTGGGGGGGCGCGACCTTTGATGCCTGTATCCGTTATTTGGGAGAGGATCCCTGGGAGCGTATTCGCGAGCTTAAAAAAGCCATGCCGAACACGCCGCAGCAGATGCTGTTCCGCGGCCAGAACATTCTCGGTTACCGCCACTATGCGGATGATGTAGTGGAGAAATTTGTGGAGCGCGCGGCGACGAACGGCGTGGATGTGTTCCGCGTATTTGACGCGATGAACGATATGCGCAATCTGCAGACGGCGCTGGCGGCGGTGAAAAAGCAGGGCAAGCATGCGCAGGGCACAATTTCTTACACTGTGAGCCCGGTGCACAACATGGACCTGTGGGTGGATCTGGGCCGCCAGATCGAAGACATGGGAGCTGACTCCATTGCCATCAAGGATATGGCCGGCCTGCTGCGTCCCTATGAGGGATTCGAGCTGGTCAAGCGCCTGAAGGCGGCGGTGGACATCCCCATCCACATGCAGTGCCACGCCACCACGGGTCTTTCTACCGCGACGGCGCTGAAGTGTGTGGAGGCGGGTATCGACAATATCGATACCGCGATTTCTTCCATGTCCATGACCTACGGCCACAGCCCCACCGAGGCGGTGGTGGCGATCCTCGAAGGCACCGAGCGGGATACCGGCCTGGATATCCAGTTGCTGGAGGAAATCGCTGCTTACTTCCGCGAGGTTCGCAAAAAGTACGCGAAGTTCGAAGGCTCCCTGCGGGGTGTGGATTCGCGGATTCTGGTGGCGCAGGTGCCCGGCGGCATGCTCACCAATATGGAAAACCAGCTGCGCGAGCAGGGTGCCGGCGACCGCCTCGATGAGGTGCTGGAAGAGATCCCCCGCGTACGCAAAGATCTGGGGTACATCCCGCTGGTTACGCCGACCTCCCAGATCGTTGGCACCCAGTCGGTGCTCAACGTGCTGACCGGCGAGCGTTACAAGTCCATCTCCAAGGAAACCGCGGCGGTGCTGAAGGGCGAGTATGGCGCGACCCCTGCGGACGTCGACAAGGCGCTGCAGGACAAAGTGCTGGACGGTGCCGAGCCGGTCACCTGTCGCCCGGCGGACCTGCTGTCGCCGGAGCTGGAAAAACTGGCCGGGGAACTGCGCGCGAAGGCCGACGCGGACGATATTTTGCTGTCGGACGGGGAAGGCGAGATCGACGATGTGCTGACCTACGCCCTGTTCCCGCAGATTGGCCTCAAGTTCCTGAAAAACCGTGACAACCCCGACGCGTTTGAGCCGGTGCCCACGGGCAACGAATCCTCCGAAGTGAAAAACGATCAGGGCGAATGCGTGTACACCGTGTCGGTGGAAGGGCAGAGCTATACGGTCACGGTTGCTGATGGTGGCGATGTGACCGGCATGGTCAAGGTCGGCGATGCGGCGCCCGCAAGTGGCGGTACCGCACCGGTGGCGTCCGGGTCCGGCGAGCCGGTGAAGGCACCGCTGGCGGGCAATATTTTCAAGGTGCTGGTGAAGCCCGGTGATCAGGTGAGCGAAGGCCAGAATATCGTGATCCTTGAAGCCATGAAGATGGAAACCGCAGTGAGTGCGCCACGCGCTGGCACTGTCACCGGGGTGACCATCAAGGAAGGCGATGCCGTGGCGGTGGGCGATGCCCTGCTGACCATCGCGTAA
- a CDS encoding tRNA dihydrouridine synthase: MEGVIDHHVRALLSRLGGVDICVTEFVRVTHTRLPRRVFTRLCPELEQGAQTPNGTPVKLQLLGGNPTAMAYNAAKAVEAGARSIDLNFGCPAKSVNNSDGGACLLQSPSRVEGIVAAVRQAVPDEIPVSAKIRLGYQDRSSYLDNARAAEAGGASELAVHARSKVDGYRPPAYWEYIGEIRQQLGIRVIANGDLWTLDDFKRCREVTGCDAYMFGRSLLARPDIGLQIQAMYAGHEYQPLQWHQVAAILYDYYTTTQDIYPAKYLGNRVKQWLAYLKLSYPQATVFFEQIKRHRDPELLEQAFSQHLQPAPHTQEQHVA, encoded by the coding sequence ATGGAAGGGGTTATCGACCATCACGTCCGCGCCCTGTTGTCGCGCCTGGGCGGCGTGGATATATGCGTCACCGAATTTGTCCGCGTCACCCATACCCGGCTGCCGCGCCGAGTTTTCACGCGCCTGTGCCCTGAACTGGAACAGGGCGCGCAGACCCCAAACGGTACGCCCGTGAAGTTGCAGCTGCTGGGCGGCAACCCCACCGCCATGGCCTACAACGCCGCCAAAGCGGTGGAAGCCGGCGCCAGATCCATTGACCTCAACTTCGGCTGCCCGGCAAAGTCCGTCAACAATAGTGACGGCGGTGCCTGCCTGCTCCAGTCGCCGTCCCGCGTAGAGGGTATCGTCGCCGCCGTGCGGCAGGCCGTGCCCGACGAGATCCCCGTCTCCGCCAAAATCCGCCTGGGATACCAGGACCGCAGCAGCTACCTCGATAATGCCCGCGCCGCCGAAGCCGGTGGCGCCAGCGAACTGGCGGTGCACGCCCGCTCCAAAGTGGATGGCTACCGGCCACCGGCATACTGGGAATACATCGGAGAAATCCGCCAGCAACTGGGTATACGGGTAATCGCCAACGGCGACCTGTGGACACTGGACGACTTCAAGCGCTGCCGCGAGGTGACCGGGTGTGACGCCTACATGTTTGGCCGCAGCCTGCTCGCGCGCCCCGATATCGGCCTACAGATACAGGCCATGTACGCGGGGCACGAGTATCAGCCACTGCAGTGGCACCAGGTCGCAGCTATCCTCTACGACTACTACACCACCACCCAGGACATCTACCCGGCCAAGTACTTGGGCAACCGGGTAAAACAGTGGCTGGCTTACCTCAAATTGAGCTACCCGCAGGCCACCGTGTTCTTCGAACAAATCAAGCGCCACCGCGACCCCGAGCTACTCGAGCAGGCGTTTTCCCAACACCTGCAACCAGCACCGCACACACAAGAGCAACATGTCGCCTGA
- a CDS encoding tetratricopeptide repeat protein, translating into MNNQKFDSEELLHLAIHASLNGRIDDAIAKLKELLEVDPSNPNAHFLLAADYAEIKLFDKSVSHYREVLKLRPEMSVARIQFALLLTALDNLDEAAQVLEYFAGLEDESYERFVHDGLIALHQERMAEAKSALLRAIESNSDNAVLNSDLQKIVDAIVQHLGTRADQDAQVSSSSANGKSFLLSAYGERG; encoded by the coding sequence ATGAATAACCAAAAATTTGATTCGGAAGAGCTCCTGCATCTCGCCATTCATGCATCGCTAAACGGTCGTATTGACGATGCCATTGCTAAGTTGAAGGAGCTGCTTGAGGTTGACCCCTCTAATCCTAATGCTCACTTTCTTCTAGCTGCTGACTATGCTGAGATAAAGCTTTTTGATAAGTCTGTTTCTCACTATCGAGAAGTACTTAAGTTACGTCCAGAAATGTCAGTGGCTCGAATTCAATTTGCACTGCTACTGACCGCTCTAGACAATCTCGATGAGGCTGCACAAGTTCTGGAATATTTTGCTGGCCTGGAAGACGAGTCATATGAGCGGTTTGTCCATGATGGACTGATTGCGTTACATCAAGAGAGAATGGCCGAGGCTAAGAGCGCGCTTCTCAGAGCCATCGAGAGTAACTCAGATAACGCCGTACTAAATAGCGATCTGCAGAAAATTGTCGATGCTATCGTACAGCATCTAGGGACTAGAGCTGATCAGGATGCTCAGGTATCTTCGAGTTCGGCGAACGGGAAATCCTTTTTGCTTTCTGCGTATGGAGAGCGAGGTTAG
- a CDS encoding FliM/FliN family flagellar motor switch protein — MSEVVLEDVSNLEEGLGAKPISGNFDKILNSVEVELEVIVGSAKVELGKLVNGEVGSVVTLDQAIGDPVVLKCDGQEVGRGVLVADGTRLAVKIVEND; from the coding sequence ATGAGTGAAGTAGTGTTAGAAGACGTTTCCAATTTGGAAGAGGGTTTGGGTGCAAAGCCAATCTCTGGGAATTTCGACAAGATTCTAAATTCTGTTGAGGTCGAATTGGAGGTGATCGTTGGCTCAGCAAAAGTTGAGTTGGGTAAGCTGGTAAATGGTGAAGTTGGCAGTGTTGTTACTCTTGATCAGGCGATCGGTGATCCGGTCGTCTTGAAGTGCGATGGTCAAGAGGTTGGTCGCGGTGTTTTGGTCGCAGATGGCACCCGTTTGGCAGTCAAGATTGTTGAGAATGATTGA
- a CDS encoding efflux RND transporter periplasmic adaptor subunit gives MARFLVFVFLLSGLLGVLGLQGCAEEEAPEAPKPPPVEVLTARAHQVVPRYEYVGRVEATDEYKVRPRVEGYIESRNFVEGQMIREGELLYVIDPRPFVAALENQRANLSQARSALAIAERNYRRGEELVRTGAISKVQMDELTGNYESAQSQMEAIQADVETAELNLSFTEIRAPLTGIIGRSQFTDGSLVGPMSEPLTTIVRMDPILVNFEVPEHRLFVVQEEAARRRQQGIAQERRDVRIKQPNGEMYPYPGLLVFVDNQIDPNTGSALVRARFPNPEQLLIQGQFVRVEISVFSGSEGIKPLVPQAAVQEDMQGRFVYVVDDQDIAHKRYLELGQREGELWAVTDGIKAGERLIVNGLQRVNAGQPVTPQNTQLDPYKGLQTVQPPDTASPVMPLREGEVTEQERRESGATDPQIQREQDDATQGKEPDAYFDGK, from the coding sequence ATGGCGCGTTTTCTCGTGTTTGTTTTTTTGCTGTCGGGGCTCCTGGGTGTGTTGGGGCTGCAGGGCTGTGCCGAGGAGGAAGCGCCGGAGGCACCCAAACCTCCGCCGGTGGAGGTGCTGACAGCGCGTGCGCACCAGGTTGTGCCGCGCTACGAGTACGTGGGCCGCGTGGAAGCAACCGACGAATACAAGGTGCGCCCGCGGGTAGAGGGATATATCGAGAGCCGCAATTTTGTCGAGGGGCAGATGATTCGCGAGGGCGAGCTGCTCTACGTCATAGACCCGCGACCGTTCGTGGCGGCACTGGAGAATCAGCGCGCGAACCTGTCCCAGGCGCGCTCGGCGCTCGCCATTGCGGAACGCAATTACCGCCGCGGAGAGGAGCTGGTGCGCACGGGCGCCATCAGCAAGGTGCAGATGGATGAACTCACCGGCAACTACGAGTCCGCGCAATCCCAGATGGAGGCGATACAGGCAGATGTGGAGACCGCAGAGCTCAATCTGAGCTTCACCGAAATCCGCGCGCCCTTGACCGGCATCATCGGTCGCAGCCAGTTTACCGATGGCTCCTTGGTGGGGCCAATGTCTGAGCCTTTGACAACCATCGTGCGTATGGATCCCATCCTGGTCAATTTCGAGGTGCCGGAGCACCGCTTGTTTGTGGTGCAGGAGGAGGCGGCGCGGCGTCGCCAGCAGGGGATCGCCCAGGAGCGACGGGATGTGCGCATCAAGCAGCCCAATGGCGAGATGTATCCGTACCCGGGCTTGCTGGTTTTTGTGGACAACCAGATCGACCCCAATACCGGCTCGGCGTTGGTACGAGCGCGCTTTCCCAATCCCGAGCAGTTGCTGATACAGGGCCAGTTTGTGCGGGTAGAGATCAGCGTGTTTTCCGGCAGCGAGGGCATCAAGCCGCTGGTGCCCCAGGCAGCGGTGCAGGAGGACATGCAGGGACGTTTTGTTTACGTGGTCGATGACCAGGATATCGCGCACAAGCGCTACCTGGAGCTGGGCCAGCGCGAGGGTGAGTTGTGGGCCGTGACCGATGGCATCAAGGCCGGCGAGCGGCTGATCGTCAATGGCCTGCAGCGGGTGAATGCGGGGCAGCCGGTTACGCCGCAAAATACCCAGTTGGATCCATACAAGGGGTTGCAGACGGTTCAGCCCCCGGACACCGCGAGCCCGGTCATGCCGTTGCGCGAAGGCGAGGTCACCGAGCAGGAGCGCAGGGAATCCGGCGCGACAGATCCGCAGATACAGCGAGAGCAAGACGACGCAACACAGGGCAAGGAGCCGGATGCATATTTTGACGGTAAATAG
- a CDS encoding NUDIX hydrolase — protein sequence MKFCSHCGHTVVFEVPTGDDRPRHLCHSCGAIHYVNPRVIVGTLPYLGDQVLLCKRAIEPRYGLWTLPAGFMENGESSEQGALRESWEEARANLRVDDLFSVYDIPHINQVYLIYRGELTDTEFGPGPESLEVELFDEKDIPWQEMAFPVMTETLKHYFNDRAQGQFSLHRGVIKRKL from the coding sequence ATGAAATTTTGCAGCCATTGCGGCCACACCGTTGTATTTGAAGTCCCCACCGGCGACGACCGCCCCCGCCACCTGTGCCATAGTTGCGGCGCCATCCACTATGTGAACCCGCGGGTAATCGTCGGCACCCTGCCCTACCTGGGCGATCAAGTGCTGCTATGCAAGCGCGCCATCGAACCCCGCTACGGCCTGTGGACCCTGCCTGCGGGGTTTATGGAAAATGGCGAAAGCAGTGAGCAGGGGGCGCTCAGGGAATCCTGGGAAGAGGCCCGTGCCAACCTTCGCGTGGACGATCTCTTCTCGGTCTACGACATTCCCCACATCAACCAGGTCTACCTGATTTATCGCGGCGAACTGACCGACACCGAGTTCGGCCCCGGGCCGGAATCGCTGGAAGTCGAGCTATTCGATGAAAAGGATATTCCCTGGCAGGAAATGGCGTTTCCGGTAATGACAGAGACGCTGAAGCACTACTTCAACGACCGCGCGCAAGGGCAATTTTCCCTGCACCGGGGCGTAATCAAGCGAAAGCTCTAA
- a CDS encoding sodium ion-translocating decarboxylase subunit beta produces MTVGQFSMIVVCLGLLFLAIRKNFEPLLLVPIGFGGILANIPGANLALPAVEAAIYSGDAGVMEQLAQALGLAGFDSVEGLKVALENAPAAAQLRVEQIAADAGFNNGMLYNFYNVAIASGVAPLVIFMGVGAMTDFGPLLANPRTLFLGAAAQFGIFATVLGAVGMSAAGIMDFSVADAAAIGIIGGADGPTAIYVSSLLAPDLLGAIAVAAYSYMALVPLIQPPIMRALTTEQERRIEMVQLRPVSKREKIIFPLVLLILVALFLPDAAPLLGMFCFGNLMRECGVVSRLSDTAQNALINITTIFLGLSVGSKLAADKFLDPKTLGILALGIVAFAIGTAAGVLMAKLLNAVSKNKINPLIGSAGVSAVPMAARVSNKLGLEANPHNFLLMHAMGPNVAGVIGSAVAAGVMITMVRAMTG; encoded by the coding sequence ATGACCGTCGGGCAGTTCTCCATGATAGTGGTCTGCCTTGGTTTGCTGTTTCTCGCCATTCGTAAAAACTTTGAGCCGCTGCTGCTGGTGCCGATTGGCTTTGGCGGCATTCTTGCCAATATTCCCGGCGCCAACCTGGCGCTGCCCGCGGTCGAGGCGGCGATTTACTCCGGGGACGCCGGGGTGATGGAGCAGCTGGCGCAAGCGCTGGGGCTGGCCGGCTTCGACTCCGTCGAGGGGCTCAAAGTGGCGCTGGAAAACGCGCCGGCGGCGGCGCAGCTGCGTGTGGAGCAGATTGCTGCCGATGCGGGCTTCAACAACGGCATGTTGTACAACTTCTACAACGTGGCCATTGCTTCCGGTGTGGCCCCGCTGGTGATCTTCATGGGCGTGGGGGCGATGACCGATTTCGGCCCGCTGCTGGCCAATCCCCGCACCCTGTTCCTGGGGGCGGCGGCGCAGTTTGGTATTTTCGCCACGGTGCTCGGCGCAGTCGGTATGTCGGCGGCGGGGATCATGGATTTCTCCGTCGCGGACGCGGCGGCGATCGGCATTATTGGCGGTGCGGATGGCCCCACGGCGATTTACGTGTCGAGCCTGCTGGCGCCGGATCTGCTCGGTGCCATCGCGGTTGCGGCCTATTCGTATATGGCGCTGGTGCCGCTGATCCAGCCGCCGATTATGCGCGCGCTCACCACCGAGCAGGAGCGCCGAATCGAGATGGTGCAGCTGCGACCGGTGAGCAAGCGCGAGAAAATCATCTTCCCGCTGGTATTGTTGATTCTGGTGGCCCTGTTCCTGCCAGACGCGGCGCCGCTGCTGGGGATGTTCTGCTTTGGTAACCTGATGCGGGAGTGCGGCGTGGTATCTCGCCTGTCCGATACCGCGCAGAATGCGCTGATCAATATCACCACGATCTTCCTTGGTCTGTCGGTCGGCTCCAAGCTGGCGGCGGACAAGTTCCTGGACCCGAAAACCCTCGGCATCCTGGCGCTGGGCATCGTCGCTTTTGCCATCGGCACCGCGGCCGGTGTGTTGATGGCCAAGTTGCTGAACGCGGTCAGCAAGAACAAGATCAACCCGCTGATTGGTTCGGCCGGGGTATCTGCGGTGCCCATGGCGGCGCGAGTCTCCAACAAGCTGGGCCTGGAGGCCAACCCGCACAACTTCCTGTTGATGCACGCCATGGGGCCCAACGTGGCCGGCGTGATCGGCTCCGCGGTGGCGGCCGGTGTCATGATCACCATGGTGCGCGCCATGACCGGCTGA
- a CDS encoding OadG family protein, whose protein sequence is MQESLIQQGLDITLFGMGIVFTFLLVLVICTTLMSRFVTRFFPEAEPVAPAVNASGTPPTGDERLKKIIKAAIEQHRNKRR, encoded by the coding sequence GTGCAAGAGTCACTGATACAGCAAGGCCTGGATATCACGCTGTTCGGCATGGGAATTGTATTTACGTTTCTTCTCGTCCTGGTGATCTGCACCACCTTGATGTCCCGTTTTGTTACCCGATTTTTCCCCGAGGCTGAGCCTGTTGCGCCGGCCGTCAATGCGTCCGGCACACCGCCGACCGGGGACGAGCGCCTGAAAAAAATTATTAAGGCGGCCATCGAGCAGCATCGCAACAAGCGCCGTTAA
- the trxA gene encoding thioredoxin, which produces MEGFIVDVTAENAQQVLIEESMQRPVVVDVWADWCEPCKQLMPVLEKLANEYAGQFLLAKLNADTEQALAGQLGVRSLPTVMVLKDGQPVDGFAGAQPEQQIREMLDNYLPKAWELQYQQAQKLVGEGELDQALPLLRQAYGDSAERADIAKQYAAVLLEKNRVKDTEEVLGKILMADQDADYQQLMAQLELKQAAADSPEIKALQQALAENPDDSESAYKLAVQLSQADRHEEALEILLGLLRKDLGFADGAAKQAYLDIVKALGAGDPVATTYQRKLMTLMF; this is translated from the coding sequence GTGGAAGGCTTTATTGTCGACGTTACCGCCGAGAACGCCCAGCAAGTATTGATCGAAGAGTCCATGCAACGCCCGGTGGTGGTGGACGTATGGGCGGATTGGTGCGAACCCTGCAAGCAGCTGATGCCGGTGCTGGAAAAGCTGGCCAATGAGTACGCGGGCCAGTTTTTGCTGGCGAAGCTCAACGCGGATACCGAGCAGGCGCTGGCCGGGCAGCTCGGGGTGCGCAGCCTGCCAACCGTAATGGTGTTGAAAGATGGCCAGCCGGTGGACGGTTTTGCCGGCGCGCAGCCGGAACAGCAGATCCGCGAAATGCTGGACAATTACCTGCCCAAAGCCTGGGAGCTGCAATACCAGCAGGCGCAGAAGCTGGTCGGGGAGGGCGAGCTGGACCAGGCGCTGCCGCTGTTGCGCCAGGCCTATGGAGATTCCGCCGAGCGCGCGGACATTGCCAAGCAGTATGCGGCCGTGCTGCTGGAGAAGAACCGGGTCAAGGACACCGAAGAAGTGCTGGGCAAGATTCTGATGGCGGACCAGGATGCCGACTACCAGCAGCTGATGGCGCAGCTGGAACTGAAGCAGGCCGCAGCCGACTCCCCCGAAATCAAGGCTCTGCAACAGGCGCTGGCGGAAAACCCGGACGACAGTGAGTCTGCGTACAAGCTGGCGGTACAGCTCAGTCAGGCGGACCGTCACGAAGAGGCGCTGGAAATTCTGCTCGGCCTGTTGCGCAAAGACCTGGGCTTTGCCGATGGCGCGGCCAAGCAGGCCTACCTGGATATCGTCAAGGCACTGGGAGCGGGTGACCCGGTAGCGACGACCTACCAGCGCAAACTGATGACCCTGATGTTCTGA
- a CDS encoding YqfO family protein codes for MYKLCIYIPESHLEPVKQAIFAAGAGRIGDYDRCCWQVLGSGQFRPLDGSQPFIGQQGAVEQVPEYRLETVCADAVVDAVLAAMRDAHPYEEPAFDLWKLDDRCN; via the coding sequence ATGTACAAACTGTGTATCTATATACCCGAGTCGCATCTGGAGCCGGTGAAACAGGCGATTTTTGCCGCCGGCGCCGGGCGTATCGGTGACTACGACCGTTGCTGCTGGCAGGTGTTGGGCAGCGGGCAATTCCGGCCGTTGGACGGCAGCCAGCCGTTTATTGGCCAGCAGGGGGCGGTGGAGCAGGTGCCGGAGTACCGGCTGGAAACCGTCTGCGCGGATGCGGTCGTTGATGCGGTACTTGCGGCCATGCGCGACGCGCATCCCTACGAAGAGCCCGCATTTGACCTGTGGAAACTCGACGACCGCTGCAACTGA
- a CDS encoding flagellar type III secretion system pore protein FliP — translation MAEQFNWFTILTSLTFLPFFLVAVTPFLRFIIVYSAIRYALGLQQSPPNIVLIALAIFTTIAVMGDVPSQIYSGVLLPLSEQDITLKVAADEIVQVAKGWMLPRVSGDDLEAVYAMSQSTVPATAEEVSITKLMPAYMLSELAYGFKAAFFVMVPFLLVDLVVSGVLMSLGMIMLPPITVSMPIKLMLFVLLDGWSLITLNLAQSTII, via the coding sequence GTGGCTGAGCAGTTCAATTGGTTTACGATTCTAACATCGCTGACCTTTTTGCCATTTTTCCTTGTGGCGGTAACACCATTTCTGCGGTTCATTATTGTGTACTCGGCAATCCGCTACGCGCTCGGACTTCAGCAAAGTCCGCCAAATATTGTTTTGATTGCGTTAGCGATATTCACAACTATTGCTGTAATGGGGGACGTTCCGAGTCAGATATATTCTGGCGTTCTGCTTCCATTGTCGGAGCAGGATATCACGCTCAAAGTTGCCGCAGACGAGATTGTTCAAGTAGCAAAGGGATGGATGTTGCCTCGAGTGTCGGGCGATGATTTGGAAGCGGTTTATGCTATGTCGCAATCGACGGTGCCGGCGACTGCAGAAGAGGTTTCTATCACGAAACTGATGCCTGCGTACATGCTGAGCGAATTGGCCTACGGTTTTAAGGCTGCTTTTTTCGTAATGGTACCGTTTTTACTGGTTGATCTGGTTGTTTCAGGTGTGCTCATGTCACTTGGTATGATCATGCTCCCACCAATTACAGTTTCAATGCCAATCAAGCTAATGCTGTTTGTGCTGCTTGATGGCTGGTCTCTAATTACTTTAAATCTGGCTCAGAGCACGATTATCTAG